DNA sequence from the Acidobacteriota bacterium genome:
CGCCGGACACGTGATCGTGCAAGGATTGGTTGTCGTAACAGTGAAGGTGCAGCTTCCAGTCAAATTGGCCGCATCCGTAGCCGTACAGGTGACAGTTGTCGTGCCAACTGGGAAGCTAGATCCCGAAGCGGGTGCACAAACGACCGTTGACCCGGGGCAATTGTCATTTGCGGTTGGAGTCATGTACGTAACCACCCCCGACGGAACGCCGGAAATGTTCGCCGGACAAGTCACGGTCGGCGCTTGGTTATCAACCACCGTCACCGTGAACGAGCATGATGAAGTGAGATTGGAAGCATCCGTCGCCGTACAAGTGACGGTCGTTGTGCCTTTCTGGAATGTCGAACCTGACGGCGGCGTGCAGGATGCAGTCGAACCAGGACAGTTATCCGTTGGGGTCGGCGTTGTATAGGTCACCACCGCCGAACATTGGCCTGGCGCAGTATTTGTGGTGATATTCGCCGGGCACGTGATGCTCGGTGATTGTGTGTCGTTGACCGTCACCGTGAAGCTGCAGGTAGAAGTTGCGCCATTTGTACAGGTAACGGTTGTTGTTCCTTTTTGGAAGGCGAAACCCGGTCCCGGTGTGCAAGTCACCGTGCAGCCGGTTGAAATCGGCGGCGTGTAATTCACGACAGCCGAACATTGGTTCGGGTCGGCGCCAGTGGTGATGTTGGCGGGGCAAGTGATCGCCGGACACGGCTGACATGCCGTCACAGTGACATCGTCAACCGCCAGTCCGCCAAACTGGACGGTGGTATCACTGTCCAGATGAAACCGTAACTCGGTATTCAAACCGGCGAGGCTGTCGGCTCGGCGCGAAAAGAGTCCCCAGCCGATGCTTCCTCCGATGTTCGCCTGCGGATTGCCGGTACCAGCCGAGGCGCTGATCGGCGTCGGGTCAAGCCATTCATAAAGCCTGACCGGCGTAGCGCCTCCTGCTTGCTGGAAATCCACAAACATATGGTCGAAGTTGGCCGTTTCAATTTGGTGGCGCATGGCCCAGGTTACTGTTATCGGGCCTGAAAGACCGGCAAGGTTGATATTCGGCGACAACAAGTCCTGGTTGCTCGATGCATTGTAAGTATTGTCGAGATCGGTCTTCCAGCAATTCACCCCACTGTTGCAATTGTTGAATGCCGCTATTGGATTGGCCGTAGTGGTGGCTAATGTGGCGGGCAAGCCAAGCTCCCATTCGTCCTGCGTGCCCGAATGAGTGAAACCTGCTGCGCCGCTCTCAAAGTCGGTACTGAACACCGTTATTGGTGTGAAACCAGCCGGGCAAGCCGCAGGTGGTGGCTGCTCGCAAATGCGAAGGCTCCAGGCTGTGAGCGTTCCGCCATTGGCGCCTGCCGTGTCGTCGCGCAAATCGAGCGTCCAGGTGCCGCCCGCGTTTTCGCCATCGAACCAGGAAAGGCGATAAGCGCCGGAGGTGCTTGCGGTACCTGCCGTCGCGTTGTTTTCGGGTTTGAGCCTCATCCCCTTAAGAGCAGTGAAGGCTGGCGGGATGCCCGCCTCATCGTCGAAGATTAAATCCATTTGCGTCTGCCCGCCCGTGGCGGCGGCACCGATGTCAGTGAATAACCCATTGTCGTTGCCCGCTGGCGAACGCAGGTGCGCGTCAATGTCCTGCATCAGCGCGTGGTTGAGAACGATTTCCACATTTATGTCGGCGATGCGCGGATTGCCCGGTACCGTGATGGTCGAGCTGGTAAGGCCTGTTCCCGGTCCGATGGTTTTCGGAACGTCGGTGCTGGTGTAGGTCGTACAGTTTACGCCCTCGTTAAACGCGGGCAGCACGCTGACACTTAAGTGATAGGTGGCGGTTGGCCCGCCCACGGCTGCCGATGCCGAGTCTACAAAGGCGAAGTACGTACCGGCATTCTTGACCGTGAAGAACATCGCTTCCGAAGGATTGTTGGGTACAGGGGATACGTCACCTGTACCGGCGTCATCAACCACTAAGATTTGATTGTTTGCATCACCGAAGAGAGCAAACCCGAGCCGTCCGTTCCAAACCGTGCCATCACGCTCAGGGTTCAAATCCAGGCTCAGGAACACTGTGTCACCAGCATTGAGCGTCAAGCTATACCAATCTTGTTCAGTAGCGGCAGCCGGATTGCGCGTGCCGCTGACCCAGCCGTTGGCGGGCAATGGGTTCGCGGTAGCCGGCGTGTCGTTCGACTCGACTTCGGGAGTCGGCGCGCCCGCACCGCTTTGCACCTGGAGCCATAGCTCATACGGACGCTCGCTGGTGGTGCCCGCCGTAAAATCATTGACCTTCAAATAATAGATTCCGGTGGTGGGGATCGTGGCACCGGCGATTGAAGAAGAAAGACCGGCAAAGCTGCCATTGTCATCGTCGAATTCAATCGTGGTCGCGCCATCAGATGCGATCAGCGTGAGCTGGCTGTCGGTGCTGCTGCCCGCCGACCCGGAAGTCATCGTGGCGGCGTAAACGCGGTCGCCTGCCGTGGCGCTGAAAGAATAGAAATCAATATCGCCGTTGGGATAGAGATTGCCACGAATTCTGGCGCTATCGCCGAGGATGGGCGAGGCGGTCGCAGCAGTGCCGTTCGGTTCAACATCACTGCCAGTGCCGGTGATCACCGCTGCTATGTGGTTGGAACTGTTCTGCGTCGGAGGTTGTGGGCCGTTGTACTGAACAACCGAAACTTCCGACGGCGGCTCAGGTTTTCCTTGAAAGACGGTTTTATCCTGCGCCAGGGCAGATGCAGCCGCTTTCGAGGTCATCGCCTTACCAATTCGACGATTGGCAGAGCGAACTGCCTGCGCAGTTTTGCCGGGCATCAGCAATTGGCCGATGAGCAGCAGGCAAATCAACAAAGGTAACAGGATGCGTATGTGTTTGTGTGAAGTTTTCATAAAGAGCCTCGCGGAGAAACCTCGCTCTGCGGAATAACGCAGCGACCCAATTCCCTGAACGGGTAATC
Encoded proteins:
- a CDS encoding HYR domain-containing protein produces the protein MKTSHKHIRILLPLLICLLLIGQLLMPGKTAQAVRSANRRIGKAMTSKAAASALAQDKTVFQGKPEPPSEVSVVQYNGPQPPTQNSSNHIAAVITGTGSDVEPNGTAATASPILGDSARIRGNLYPNGDIDFYSFSATAGDRVYAATMTSGSAGSSTDSQLTLIASDGATTIEFDDDNGSFAGLSSSIAGATIPTTGIYYLKVNDFTAGTTSERPYELWLQVQSGAGAPTPEVESNDTPATANPLPANGWVSGTRNPAAATEQDWYSLTLNAGDTVFLSLDLNPERDGTVWNGRLGFALFGDANNQILVVDDAGTGDVSPVPNNPSEAMFFTVKNAGTYFAFVDSASAAVGGPTATYHLSVSVLPAFNEGVNCTTYTSTDVPKTIGPGTGLTSSTITVPGNPRIADINVEIVLNHALMQDIDAHLRSPAGNDNGLFTDIGAAATGGQTQMDLIFDDEAGIPPAFTALKGMRLKPENNATAGTASTSGAYRLSWFDGENAGGTWTLDLRDDTAGANGGTLTAWSLRICEQPPPAACPAGFTPITVFSTDFESGAAGFTHSGTQDEWELGLPATLATTTANPIAAFNNCNSGVNCWKTDLDNTYNASSNQDLLSPNINLAGLSGPITVTWAMRHQIETANFDHMFVDFQQAGGATPVRLYEWLDPTPISASAGTGNPQANIGGSIGWGLFSRRADSLAGLNTELRFHLDSDTTVQFGGLAVDDVTVTACQPCPAITCPANITTGADPNQCSAVVNYTPPISTGCTVTCTPGPGFAFQKGTTTVTCTNGATSTCSFTVTVNDTQSPSITCPANITTNTAPGQCSAVVTYTTPTPTDNCPGSTASCTPPSGSTFQKGTTTVTCTATDASNLTSSCSFTVTVVDNQAPTVTCPANISGVPSGVVTYMTPTANDNCPGSTVVCAPASGSSFPVGTTTVTCTATDAANLTGSCTFTVTTTNPCTITCPA